In a single window of the Pirellulales bacterium genome:
- a CDS encoding (5-formylfuran-3-yl)methyl phosphate synthase — MAYAHPSRLLVSVRDEHEARLTIEAGVGWIDVKEPRNGSLGAAPAKIVAQVLELVGNRAVVSAARGELLDGARCAPCDGRLALAKFGLAGCARVVDWPSRLMQCVSTFSATTAAVAVIYADWRSCHAPEPEAVLELAQRDRFAAVLVDTFDKSAGGLFEHQAERQLEAWIGAAQQSGHLCVLAGSLDRQSLRRALELGPDLVAVRGAVCGEDRAAGIDPCKLAAVVEQVRNSERCSRPVGERLLSGRA; from the coding sequence ATGGCCTACGCCCATCCGAGCCGCCTGCTGGTCAGCGTGCGCGACGAGCACGAAGCACGCCTCACGATCGAGGCCGGTGTCGGCTGGATTGACGTCAAGGAACCGCGGAACGGCTCGCTCGGTGCCGCGCCGGCAAAGATCGTCGCTCAGGTACTCGAGCTGGTGGGCAATCGAGCCGTCGTCAGCGCCGCGCGCGGAGAATTGCTCGACGGGGCTCGCTGCGCCCCGTGCGATGGCCGCCTGGCGCTGGCCAAGTTCGGGCTGGCCGGCTGCGCTCGCGTCGTCGATTGGCCGTCGCGGTTGATGCAATGCGTGTCGACCTTTTCTGCGACGACGGCCGCCGTCGCGGTGATCTATGCCGACTGGCGTTCTTGCCACGCCCCCGAGCCGGAGGCAGTGCTCGAACTTGCGCAACGCGATCGCTTTGCAGCCGTGCTGGTCGACACCTTCGACAAATCGGCCGGCGGGTTGTTTGAGCACCAGGCCGAACGGCAACTCGAGGCCTGGATCGGCGCGGCGCAACAATCGGGCCACCTCTGCGTGCTGGCCGGTTCGCTCGATCGGCAGAGCCTGCGGCGCGCCCTCGAACTCGGGCCCGACCTGGTGGCGGTCCGGGGTGCGGTGTGCGGCGAAGATCGAGCGGCAGGGATCGATCCGTGCAAGCTGGCCGCCGTCGTCGAGCAAGTGCGCAACAGCGAACGCTGTTCGCGACCCGTCGGCGAGCGGCTACTTTCCGGCCGCGCCTGA
- a CDS encoding DUF1080 domain-containing protein: protein MNSTAFSRRCTWSAVLLVGLAAVEPCRGADAIAPVDQPLVLFNGRDLSGLVVWLRDSGHDDPRGVFTVQDGLLHISGEAYGYVRTAATYRDYRLVAEYRWGPRTWAPREKASRDSGIMYHALGPDGATGVWMASLEYQIIEGGTGDLLAVPATFEGQTYPVSVTCEIARDRDGEAVWQPGGEVQRFESGRINWFGRDPDWEDRLGFRGDRDLESPFGEWTHCELIARGDRVEHYVNGRKVCEGRAASPQAGHILLQSEGAEIFFRRLELHPLDEAQPRGNAASGAAGK, encoded by the coding sequence TTGAACTCCACCGCTTTCTCGCGGCGCTGCACCTGGTCGGCGGTCCTGCTCGTTGGCCTGGCCGCCGTCGAACCCTGCCGGGGCGCCGACGCGATCGCTCCGGTCGATCAGCCGCTGGTGCTGTTCAACGGCCGCGATCTGTCCGGCCTGGTGGTCTGGCTGCGCGACAGCGGCCACGACGACCCGCGCGGCGTGTTTACGGTCCAGGACGGCCTGTTGCACATCTCCGGCGAGGCCTACGGCTACGTGCGCACCGCGGCGACCTATCGCGACTATCGTCTCGTCGCCGAGTATCGCTGGGGCCCGCGAACCTGGGCGCCGCGCGAAAAGGCGTCACGCGACTCGGGCATCATGTATCACGCTCTCGGGCCCGACGGCGCCACGGGCGTGTGGATGGCTTCGCTCGAATACCAGATCATCGAAGGCGGTACGGGCGACCTGCTGGCGGTGCCGGCAACTTTCGAGGGCCAGACCTACCCGGTCTCGGTCACTTGTGAGATCGCACGCGATCGCGATGGCGAAGCCGTGTGGCAGCCGGGCGGTGAAGTCCAACGCTTCGAATCGGGGAGGATCAACTGGTTCGGGCGGGACCCCGATTGGGAAGACCGGCTCGGTTTTCGCGGGGACCGAGACCTGGAGAGCCCTTTCGGTGAGTGGACGCACTGCGAACTCATCGCGCGCGGCGATCGCGTCGAGCATTACGTGAACGGCCGCAAGGTCTGCGAAGGTCGCGCGGCAAGCCCGCAAGCGGGACACATTCTGTTGCAAAGCGAGGGGGCGGAGATCTTTTTCCGGCGGCTCGAGTTGCACCCCCTCGACGAGGCGCAGCCGCGCGGGAACGCGGCCTCAGGCGCGGCCGGAAAGTAG